The Bacillota bacterium DNA segment CCTCGGAAACAAATATTCCATCCCAAGGATCGTGGAAAGCCTGAACAAATCATCAGGAAGCCATCTCGAAGAAAACTGGTATGTCTTCGACCACGCCGATGAGATCACAAAAGCAATCACCGAAAAATTCGGCGTAGATCTCAGCCGCAAGTATCTTAGACTAGGGGACATTAAAAAAATCCTGGGGGGCCACGAAGAAAACCTGAATACGCAACCACTTTATGTAGCATAAAAATGCCGCCGAGTGCTTACTACACAGGGCCCCGGCGGCATCTATTGCTCCGGTTGCTGCAAAAGTCAGGTTAAACCCAGGAGCCCGCCAGCGTCAACGGACGGAGCCTGGCGGGGGACTATGTATGAGGGTTATGCTCTTTACATGCGGTGAGCGTACAAAGACAGACCAGGTTGTCAAAATCTTGTTCAGAAGAACCCTTCTAGGTCTCCTGGTAGAGTTGCTCCCCAATTCGCAAGAGCCTTGTTCTAGACCCACCGGATGGACCCCTTTCCGCGCCAAGTCCTGTTATGCCGTGGCTTCCGCCTGAGGGAGGTCCGTAACTTATCACGGAAGAATGCGCCACCGGGTCGTGCTCTTTTCGGATTCGTGTTATCATGGAACCTGAGAAACCCTGAGGGAGTTGATGCCTGTGAGGATCCGGCAATTAATCTGGGGCGCGCTGTTTGTTGCCCTGGCCCTCTTTTTGCCCATGGCCTTCCATGCGGTGGGGCTTGGCCGCATATTCCTGCCCATGCACATCCCCGTGCTCATGGCGGGGCTCCTGGCGGGGCCCTCCGTGGGTCTCACGGTGGGGATAACCTCACCCATACTCAGTGCCATCCTCACGGGTATGCCACCACTCATGCCGCCCACAGCGCAGGTAATGCTCTTTGAGCTTGGCGTTTACGGCTTGGCTGCTGGACTGCTCCACCATCGACTCCACCTAGGCATACTCCCCTCCTTGATCCTGGCTATACTAGGGGGCAGGCTCATCTACGGCGTCCTGGGGTGGCTGGTGCTCCCTCTCCTGGGCCTCCCTGGGATACCCCTTCTCTACCCGCTTACAGTGGGCCTGACCACGAGCCTCCCGGGTGTTCTCCTGCAGCTGGTTGTGGTACCCTCAGTGGTCTACGCTGCTGAACGTACTGGCGTCTTCCAGGGTGCACGTGGGAGGGCATAAGGGCATGGATGTGGACGCCACACCGTATTGAGGAGTACTTCCATGAGCTGGCCCGCGGGTCGGACAACATGAGGCTCTCCACCCTCCCCAGAGGGTGGAGAGCCTCATGCCCCTCCTGGATCTCCGGGCAGCCAGTGCTGGATGTGGGGATGGGCCGAGGAGTGCTTCTCCCCTGCTCCTAGCCAATGTGGGGCTAGCTCGCTCCGTCACAACCGCGGGCGTGTCCGGGAAGGCGCTGGCTGAGGCCAGGAGGAAACACCACCGGCCAAACCTCTCCTTCGTTAAGGCCCCAGCCAAGCGGCTTCACCTGGAGGGTGCCAGATTTGACCACGTCATCCTCTTCTTCTGCTTCGCTCACCTTTCCAGCAAGGCCATGGCCCTGCGTGAGGCCAGGCGAGTCCTGACCCCCCATGGGATGCTCCTAATCGCCTACGACATGGGGCGGAGGCAGATGGACAGCATCCAAAGCGACGCGGGCCAGCCGGTGGATCTCCACCACCTAGCGCCAGCGGAGGACTTTGGCAACCTCGCCAGGTCTGAAGGCTTCGAAACCCTCCTCTTTTGGGATGAGGAGGAACACTACGCCGTCCTCGCCCGGAAACTATAGAAGGCTAGACACCTCCTGGTACACGTTCAAGGTGGCATCCTCAAGTATGTCCACCACATCAGAGGCCTCGGACTCCTTCATGATCAAGGGCGGGCAGAGGATGAAGTGATCCCCAGCGCCACCGGCGGTGCCGCTGCCGGGATAGATGGTGAGTCCCCGGTCCAGGCAAGCCCTGGAGAGTCGCTGGGACACCTTCAGGTCCTTCGGGAAGGGGGTCCTCCTGGCTTTGTCCTGGACCAGTTCTATCCCGGCCATGAGTCCCAGGCCTCTCACATCTCCCACCATGGGGTTTTCCAGCAGCCTCTCCAGCTCGGCCAGCAGGTGCCCCCCCACGCTGGCTGCCCTGGACGCCAGGTTCTCCCTCTCCATGATGCCCAGCACGGCGCTGGCGGCCGCTGCTCCCACCGGGTGTGCGCCGAAGGTGAGGACGTGCTCGAAGGGGTTCTCCTGGAAAGCGGAGGCCAGCTTCTGCCCCATCATCACCGCCCCCATGGGGGAGTAGCCGGAGCTCAGCCCCTTGGCCACGGTCATCATGTCAGGCACAGCATCCCAGTGCTCTACCGCGAAGTACTTCCCGGTCCTGCCGAAGCCTGTCATGACCTCGTCGGCGATGAAAAGAATGCCCCACCTGTTGCATATCTCACGGATCAAGGGGAAGTACTCAGGAGGCGGTACCAGGGCCCCCCCCGCGGCACCCACCACAGGCTCGGCTATGAAGGCCGACACCCTGCCAGGCCCAACCTCCCTGATGACGGTGTCCAGGTCATGGGCACACTTCACCCCGCAGCCAGGGTATTCCAGGCCGAAGGGACACCGGTAGCAGTAGCAGGGCTCAACCTTGGGGTACTCCAGGAGCATCGGCTTGAACTTGCGGGTCCTCCCCTCATAACCCGAGATGGAGAGCGCCCCCATGGTTGCCCCGTGGTAACTGATCTTCCGGGAGAGCACCACGTGGCGGTCCAGGTACCCCTGGTCATAGAAGTACTGCCGGGCCAGTTTCATGGCTACCTCCACCGCCTCGGATCCCCCTGAGACGAAGTGGAAGTACTTAAGGTCCCCCGGCGTCAGCTGGCCCAGCCTGGATGCGAGACCCTCGGCGGGGATGTTGGAGAATATGTTGGGAGCCGCGTAGGCCACGCTCTCGGCCTGTTCCTTCATGGCCTGAGCCACCTCCGCCCGGCCATGGCCCACGTTGACCACGGCTATCCCTGCGGTACCATCAATGTAGCGCTTCCCTGCAACGTCATAAAGGTAGACCCCGTCCCCCCGCTGGATGAGCGGGTGAGCCCTGGCCGGGTCAGTAAAGAACATGCTTCCTTGCCTGCTGCTCATTCATGCCCCACCTCCACAACGAACGCTTCGAGGCACTGGACCCTTTTCCTCCTCCGAGGCAGGAGTGAACGGCACGAAG contains these protein-coding regions:
- a CDS encoding aspartate aminotransferase family protein, which codes for MSSRQGSMFFTDPARAHPLIQRGDGVYLYDVAGKRYIDGTAGIAVVNVGHGRAEVAQAMKEQAESVAYAAPNIFSNIPAEGLASRLGQLTPGDLKYFHFVSGGSEAVEVAMKLARQYFYDQGYLDRHVVLSRKISYHGATMGALSISGYEGRTRKFKPMLLEYPKVEPCYCYRCPFGLEYPGCGVKCAHDLDTVIREVGPGRVSAFIAEPVVGAAGGALVPPPEYFPLIREICNRWGILFIADEVMTGFGRTGKYFAVEHWDAVPDMMTVAKGLSSGYSPMGAVMMGQKLASAFQENPFEHVLTFGAHPVGAAAASAVLGIMERENLASRAASVGGHLLAELERLLENPMVGDVRGLGLMAGIELVQDKARRTPFPKDLKVSQRLSRACLDRGLTIYPGSGTAGGAGDHFILCPPLIMKESEASDVVDILEDATLNVYQEVSSLL
- a CDS encoding ECF transporter S component, with the translated sequence MRIRQLIWGALFVALALFLPMAFHAVGLGRIFLPMHIPVLMAGLLAGPSVGLTVGITSPILSAILTGMPPLMPPTAQVMLFELGVYGLAAGLLHHRLHLGILPSLILAILGGRLIYGVLGWLVLPLLGLPGIPLLYPLTVGLTTSLPGVLLQLVVVPSVVYAAERTGVFQGARGRA
- a CDS encoding class I SAM-dependent methyltransferase, with the protein product MPLLDLRAASAGCGDGPRSASPLLLANVGLARSVTTAGVSGKALAEARRKHHRPNLSFVKAPAKRLHLEGARFDHVILFFCFAHLSSKAMALREARRVLTPHGMLLIAYDMGRRQMDSIQSDAGQPVDLHHLAPAEDFGNLARSEGFETLLFWDEEEHYAVLARKL